The genomic window gtattattattattaggaGGTatttgttgctgttgtgATATGAGTACATTTGGAGGTTGTATACGAGTTGTAATTGAAGGGAAGAATGGATTTATTCCCGCTTGAACATTCGTCGTTATTGTAGTAGTAGTGGGAGTAACGAATTGTTCTTGTGATCGTATTTGCTGCTGTTCTTGGCCTTGAACTTGACCATGTAATGGTGTTTGCATTGCTGTATGCAATTGTGATTGTAATTGTGATTGTGATTGATTATTTTGCGACTGTTGAGTTCCATACGCAGATAAAggttcatcttcatcgtcatctAAGGTAGTATTGTGCCGATGACGGCGTTCTGATGGTGGTATTATTGGAGGTGAGATAtctgtttcttcttcatcttcttgtGCTTCGTTTTCTTGTACTTcgttttcatcttcatcgcTATCTAACGATATTACAACATGTTCTTCAGAATGATGTAAATGAGGTATTGCTGAAGTTGATTTCTCAGGGATCTCAGTCGATGTTGTAGATTCTTGCTTTATACCATTCTCGGAAGTAGTAGGAAGtccattgttattattattatttcccGTGTCCTCTCCATCTTCGTCAATAGCAATCCAATTCCCGTCAGCTGttaattcaatttgttctacatcatcttttgaatttttcaaaatatcatccACGTATTCActtattgataaattttccAATGGGATATGAATTTGACAAACTGGACATTCCCAAGTGGGTACTTGTAATTGTGAATGTAAATACCAAACTGCGTCAAAACATTGTAAATGTTCACAAAGTATTGATTTTGTTGGATATTTCATCCTTGTATATGATATGGGACATTGTAAACTCATTACCATTGATGTAGTGACGAAATCagattcatcttcttctcttaATGTTCTTTTAATATATGCAATTGTGGattcttttgaaattttgaaattttgtttcaatacAACGTCTCGTACTATCTCCTCTGGAGTTATAACTTTCACTAGataacaaaataatatgaagTCAGTCTTTTGGAAGGCGTAAATGAAATCTAAAACATTTGTTGCAGTTGtggaatttttctttaaatgtGGTGTTAGATCAGCTGGTTTTGCTGTACcgattttatttttcaaaccTCTAACGTTATCCTTAATAGGTATAGAATTAAATACGATCTCATTTGGGAATGGGAACATGATTGGTTCctttttgttattttggGATGGTAAATGAGTTGGTCCACAATATAGTAATACTTTATAATTTTCACTCGAATTGAGTAATTCCCAATCTTTTGCATTCAGTTTAAATAAAGCTTTCACAGAAGCTCTACCTGTAcatcttttcaattttatacTGGTGCCCTCTATCAGTCTTATTGGTTTGTAAAATGGTGATTTTCTGAAATAGAAAGTATCATTATCAGGGTCATAGTTGCTAGCTggcttcttcttttgttgttgttgttgttgttgttgctgaCCTGTTGTTTTGTTATTGCTACTGTTAGtgttgttattaatattcattGAAGGTATTGTATATTGGTAATTACCAGTTTTGATTGCGCTCCAtagattattatatacAGGTAacatttgattatttttaattctaTTAATGAATACAGTCAATACTTTTGGTCTCCATGGGTCTATAGTGGTACCAGAACATGATTCTTTTATGAAACCCGCTATTCGACTTTGAATTTCAGCCTTACGTCCATTTGTTGCTAGATTTAATGATCTACAAAGAGTTTTCAGTTCTGTGACCTTTAATGTTTCCATTTCCTTAATGGCAAAATctatttcttgataaagTCCAACCCCTGTGGGACGAGATGGACTCGTTGAATTAATGACTGCTGCGGACATGTTAGTTGCAGAGATGTGATGTGATGTGATGTGATGTGCACACTATGTTAATAATACCCGTAGTAATAATGGTATAATACAGACAGAAGATACCCTTTCAGGGATCGGGATATCTTGGAAAAGACGTTATGGATAGGCTTTTTAGTAGCTTTACTGTTGTTGTCTTTTAACTGGATTTGCCCACGAAATCAATCAACCACGATCACCATTGCCGCCCATTGCTAGTTATAAGCAGATATATTCACTTCAATGTTGCTATTATGAAGAAACTAAAAGGAAACACTTTCAAATTCACGGAAGCGTGTTCATTACCCGGGGTAGGTGGCCGTGTcacacacatatatatatatagatataaaGCATACAATCGAATAGCAGTTAATGAGGAGTGTAATGAGTTTCTCTTGAAGAGCAAGCTGGATTGATATgtgtattgttattgttattgttattagtGGATATATTACAGTCACACTGTAATAATTATCCATTATATCTCcttcttgttttttatatGAGAGTTGGTGGAAAgtcattatataaattacATCTTGGATAATAGATCAGAATGTAACTTCTTAAAGGTAGAGAGTGGAATATAGGATCagatgaatatttgattCGGATTGCTCTCTTTATATagtaaaaatattaactaataaagagaTATAATAACTAATTGAAATACTTCTAACTCCAGTTCAACTTTCAGTCCTTTTATAACCTTTCCAGGATTGTCATGTATCTATTCTGACGTCCAGAAAGCCACACCATTACCACATAAGTTAGTCACAATAATCAAACACTATTCAATAAAAGATGGTttactttattattctGCTAAAATACCATTCGATTCAAGATTGGTTATACCCGAGGGTACTATTCGTCAAACATTGATACATCTACATCACGATTCGTTGCTAGCTAATCATCCTGGTTCGTTCAGAACTTATCAAAACCTGGTAcatgattattattggtcTAACATGGTAAGTATCATTGAACAATACACCAGGACTTGTCCACAATGTCAACGTAACAAACATTCACGGGTACTCCGTCCTGGTATTTTCCAACCACTAGCTGTTCCATACTGCCCCTGGTCTTCAATTGGTATTGATTTTGTTTCCGGTATGAAAGAAGCACATAACTTCGACTGTGTACTAGTTGTTATCGATCGTTTAACGAAAATGGCACGATTTATTCCAACGAAAAAGACGATCGACACTAGTGACTGTGCTGACCTTCTAATCAACCATATTATCTGTCATCATGGTGTTCCAGACGAAATTGTATCCGATAGAGATAGGCTGTTTACTGGGGTAAAATTTGGGACCGTCTCAGACAAAGACTACGAATTCACCTTAAATTCACCACATCGTATAACCCAGCCTCCTGAACGAACTAATGACACTATGGGAAAGATCATAGCAAGTTATACTAACCAACACGCCACTGACTGGCCAATGTATTGGTCTGTCGCTGCTTTTGCCTACAACAACACCTACCAGAGTAGTATCAAAACTACTCCCTTCTTCCCTAGCTATGGTTTCCATCCAAAGCTACCTGGCTTTACCAACCCCATTCTTGATCACTCACAGAACAATAACGAACAGCAAACCCCTGGTACCTCACAATCCAACTTAGACTATCACCTTCAAGCACTTCAAAACATTATGGTATCGATATAAACAAACATGACTGATGCTCAAGACCGCCAATATATCCACTTTAATGAACACCATCGTGTTACAAACCTCGAGGTTGGCAACTCAGTAATGGTTCATAAGGATGCTTACAACAATAAACCTTCTACCAAATTCCATCGGTTGTTAGTATGGTCCCttcaaaattatagaaAAGTTGGGTCATCAAACCTACCGACTAATCGTCGTACGAACACTTTCCATGTTCGAACATTCAAGCTCTATTATTCAATGCCAAAATAATGCCAAAATAATGCCAATAATGTTCCACCCACTGAGTATCAAAGCAAACTACATCTCATGGAACGTGTTGTTCGTACTTTCCCTAATAGTACTTGTGAGGTCTGATGGTCAAATTGCAGAAACTTGGGATGCTAGCATCAATTCATTgcatattattttcaattccGAATACCGTTATCCACTTGATCCATATTATGATCTACCTAAGCAACAAAATTACTGTTACATCCCCTTAAGCTGGGGAACAGCTTGGTTCAGCTTTCTTTGAAGGCTTGAAGGGATTCGAAACCTTCTTCAATCCTCGTATGTTTGAGCATCCTTGATTATGAGTAATCTTCACCAAAAAGgaattatttcttgtttttcatGTTTTCTATCAGCGTACAAAACTGGGGGGGTGTAAGATTCTATCCGATTGGGTTAACGAAGTGTCGGCGTCACGCCAAAAGTGTCACAAAGAAAtatgttttttatttttttattatttgagtaATTACTGTCACAAGTCGCGATCAGTCAAGTAAGTTACGGGTTATTATGAACTTGTCAGCTTCCAAGTAATGACTCGTACATATTTGGAGCTGTTTaacgtttattgaattatgaTTGAGtttcttttgttgaattaagtGGAATTTCTTGCAagtgttatcttattattattaggaTTGTTTTAAGTGCAGCGACTTCTATGGATTCGGCCGACCATGCGTACAAGAGTTATGTATTGGGTCGGTTGAGTGATATCGTTTTGCTGAATGAACAAACAGTAACTGTCGGATATATTGATGTAGCTTATTTCGGTTCTAACATATAATTAAATAAGTGGCAGACAGACTTCCTATTCATTTAATCTAGAGTGACAGTTCTTTATTCGCCCTTTTTCTATTTGTTTATATAAAGAGCATAGAAACAGGATACTAAAATAACACAGATTGACCTcctaaatatatttacatcTGTTTGactttataattattttatttttttcattttgttttattattagtgaATACTATACGTGGATATACAGTCTAAGAGCAATCAATTATACAAGATGTTTAGTTGTTGTTTCCCCTTCGTTTATTAAGCCGcaattaatgatatctcttcttcttcaatttcacAAACATTTACGATACTTTCCTTAAGCACAGCAGTAGTACCTCTTGCAAATTTATAACTTTGTTGTTTAGCTTCTCTAACATTTGGTGTAACgtaatttcttaaatattCAGCATCTTTACCCACTTCCATTACACAAACATCCACATTAGAACCAGATCCTAAATCATTCCATATACCAGCTTGAATAGCTTGTGAAGCCAATTCAATAGCTTCCTCTTTACTCAATTCAGGTCTCCATTGAGATTCCAAAACAGCCATAGCTGCTAAAGACCCTGATCctaatgataaataatatCCAACATCAGTGGACCCATGAGcatgaattgaaaaaagatgaGCACCAGTTGGATCCACACCAGCAACGATCAAATACGCACCAATATGACCCTGgtatttgaaaagatgTTGTTTCAACATTTGTAACGCAGAGACAACACGAGGTGATCTTGAAGTATATAAAGAATGTAATTCAATATTGGATCCAATTAATTGAGTAACAGCTTCAGTATCTGCCGCGGTACCTGCACCAGCACACCATATTTTAGGACTAATTCTGTGTAGTTTGGCACAATTCTTGTCTGCTACAATGGGACCTTGTGTGGACCTTGTGTCTGCTGCGATTACTACACCATCGCGATATTTTAAACCTACAATGGTGGTACCTGTGGATGTAGCCTTTGGTTGTTGAGTGGCGGTTTTCGATGTTAGAAAtgtatttctttgataattGTCAAATGATAGACCTGCCATgtttgtattgtattgtattgtattgtattgtttgTTGCCTTTTTTGATGCTCGAGATTGGTTCTGTTTGGCTCTGTTTGGCTTGTTTATCGTGGGTGGCAAAccatcttctttaattgtAGTatgttcttctttatcaCACACATACAGAGAGAGGGTACTTTGAATTATTCCTAAAGGGATTTCATTAGAAATTTCATTGGAAAATCGTTACCCGGGGAAAAAGGTTAGGGTAAAAAATAACTGGCCAGGACCTTGAGGGTTTACTGGTTGAGCCCTCAGCTCAAATATTTCCCCTACTAAAAACAATCTTTTGAAGTTAAACCATTGGATTAATGAAAGTAAAAAGGTAAATCGTCCCcaagttgaagaagaacaagaataaCCCAACACTGGATATATCCCACTTCAAGCTCGTTCTCTTCAATAGACTCTCCCTGTTGGAAATCTAAtaattaagaaaaaaacgTAACTATGGGTAAGGGCGCAGCTAAATTTGGGTTTAAAAGTGGTGTTCTGCCAGTAACAAGATCCATCCTTAAGAATCCCACTACCAAGCAAACTATCCTTATCTCTAAAGTTAAAGCAGTAAAACCAAAGGGGGTAGAAGGTGTTGGGTACGCTAAAGGTGTCAAACATCCCAAGGGTTCTCATAGAGTCCCAccattaaaaaaattcatcGACGTTGATACGCTGATTTCTGACACTGTAAGACTACCTAAATTAAAGGATTCGCAAAATGTAGCTGAATCTTTAAGTAGCGAACAATTGGCCAAGATGAAGAGAGCTGAAATAAGGAGGAATTACTTGGCTGAAGCCTTTAGGAATGAGGAGAAAAGATTGGTTCGTAGAGATGAATTGGTTCAACAACGTgcaaaaattattgaactGGAGAAACAAAATCTTAGTGAGAAGGTCGATAGTGAAAGTAAAGCGTCTGATTTGACAATACCTACTTTAGATGCAGTGGTGAATTTGAAAGCACCACTTATTAGATGGAGAACTCCGTTAGAGaaacaaatattgaaattgaaaagaaaatataatagGGATTTAATCGAATTTGAATCGAAAAATaggaaattattgaaattattgaatttatacCATGTGGctgatgaatttattgtCACTGAAgagaaattattacaaaaaattgatCAAGTGTTTAGTGATAATTATAGAACAAATCATAATGAATTCTTGGATGGAATTGAATACCAAACGGctaataaaaagaaactcAATGAAGATACTTTAGGTGATCTCCTTTTCGGTACCGTTGGTGGTGGTAATTTTATAGGTATGCCTACTATAAAGGAATATTTAACAGGTGAACTGGatgaattcaatgaattaattaaacAAAAGACTATACAGAATATGGaaaataaggaaaatgaTATGCAAAACATAATACATGATTAAAATAGAGAATAAAATTGGTAAAGTAAATTCGTTTCCCCGAAAGTGTACATCTTcctgtatatatatattaagaaaaaagatggaccaattaaataatgtaatctatatatatcctTATCTCGAAGTATATTCAATCAACTTTTTTTGACTGAGCTgtgtttttcttttactCATTCGATGTTATCAGAGTTATATTATCACCTTTTAGCATTATTCTACCTAGTTGCGTCCCTTTGGCTTTATTTTCCACTCCAGTTTTAGGATCTACTGGAATTTCAATAGCATCATCTATCACCACATTCATAAACTCATCAAATCCACTAATTTTCCCCGTTATCCTTATACCAACTTGCTCATAAAGCCAGAATGTTACTGGagtttgttgttgtaaatACCCAAAGATGCAATTAATAGGTGGCACCATGGCCTTCGATTTAGTTCTTGATGACATTGTACGCTAGATTGATTATTCTTTTCCGATTCCCCTAACCTCCTCGATTAGCAACTGCAACAATTTCCGTATTTCTTTATTGCTATATATGAACGAGCATTaatcttcttttatatattaagtTGTAGATCGTTAAATGTTCTTTCAGAaacattaatgaaaaaattggaaaacagaaaaacaaaaataaaaagtgAGTTAGTTGCAGACAACAAGTTTGGCCACCAACAGCACCAATATATCACTAGAAAAGCTCATAGTGGCCAATCAATCCATACAATTGCACATTGTTTCGAAAGATGTCCGCAGCAAACCGACTTGTTGATCTACAAGCAGCTTTACAATGTATATCATCCAATGCAACACAAGATGATAAGAATAAAGCGTTACATTACTTAgaacaatttcaaagatCTACAGAGGCATGGTCAGTTTGCCATGATGTATTAATCAACACCGATGCGCAACTGTTAGAATTACATATCTTTGCTGCACAAAcattaagaaataaaatcacGTATGATCTTTCACAATTAGATAATAACTTAatggatttgaaaaattcattattgcAGTTATTAACGGTCCATTCGCAGAAATTAGTCGTCACACAATTAAGCATCGCATTGGCAAGATTAGCGATTCAATTTCTAGATTGGAAAGACCCAGTTAtcgaaattattaatgttttAAATCCATATCCAAGTGTCCTACTTGGATTCTTAAGAATTTTACCTGAAGAAACTTTAGATATTGGTTCTACACCATTGACCCAGgatgaatttaattcaagaattcatgaattaattgattcaattgcTGAAGAcgttttgaaatttttaataactTGTACAacattattgaaacaatCAACAAATTCTGGTATATCAATGGAATTGATTTTACGTTGTTTGAATTCTTGGTCCTTCGAGTTCCCTATTGAAGAACTATTGACTGTAGAACCATTGATATCATTAGTATTTGAATCGTTATTAAATGGTGCACACGATTCCTCTGACATTTTTGACGCAGCGGTAGATTGTTTATGTGTGATATTGAGAGAAAGCAGAGATGCTCCTAATGAATCCCTGGTAATGGCATTGTACGAACAATTGATGAacattcaaagaaaattattgcctaatatattattaaatacaACAACTGACGAAGACATTGATGAGGACATTCTAGATGGCTTGACCAGAATATTTGTAGAAGCAGGTGAAGCCTGGATTGTGTTTATTTCTAAATCACCACAAGTTTTCAATCAAATGGTTACCGTTCTATTAATGTTAGCATGTAAAAATCAAGATTTAGACATTGTATCCTACACTTTCCCATTCTGGTTTAATTTAAAACAGAACTTAGTTCTTGCCAGATATAAAGAGTCACAAATTGCATACACACCAATTTTTGTACAATTAATTAACGGTATTATAACACAT from Naumovozyma dairenensis CBS 421 chromosome 3, complete genome includes these protein-coding regions:
- the NDAI0C01160 gene encoding uncharacterized protein (Ty-like retrotransposon), encoding MVSIIEQYTRTCPQCQRNKHSRVLRPGIFQPLAVPYCPWSSIGIDFVSGMKEAHNFDCVLVVIDRLTKMARFIPTKKTIDTSDCADLLINHIICHHGVPDEIVSDRDRLFTGVKFGTVSDKDYEFTLNSPHRITQPPERTNDTMGKIIASYTNQHATDWPMYWSVAAFAYNNTYQSSIKTTPFFPSYGFHPKLPGFTNPILDHSQNNNEQQTPGTSQSNLDYHLQALQNIMVSI
- the NFI1 gene encoding SUMO ligase NFI1 (similar to Saccharomyces cerevisiae SIZ1 (YDR409W) and NFI1 (YOR156C); ancestral locus Anc_5.509); its protein translation is MSAAVINSTSPSRPTGVGLYQEIDFAIKEMETLKVTELKTLCRSLNLATNGRKAEIQSRIAGFIKESCSGTTIDPWRPKVLTVFINRIKNNQMLPVYNNLWSAIKTGNYQYTIPSMNINNNTNSSNNKTTGQQQQQQQQQKKKPASNYDPDNDTFYFRKSPFYKPIRLIEGTSIKLKRCTGRASVKALFKLNAKDWELLNSSENYKVLLYCGPTHLPSQNNKKEPIMFPFPNEIVFNSIPIKDNVRGLKNKIGTAKPADLTPHLKKNSTTATNVLDFIYAFQKTDFILFCYLVKVITPEEIVRDVVLKQNFKISKESTIAYIKRTLREEDESDFVTTSMVMSLQCPISYTRMKYPTKSILCEHLQCFDAVWYLHSQLQVPTWECPVCQIHIPLENLSISEYVDDILKNSKDDVEQIELTADGNWIAIDEDGEDTGNNNNNNGLPTTSENGIKQESTTSTEIPEKSTSAIPHLHHSEEHVVISLDSDEDENEVQENEAQEDEEETDISPPIIPPSERRHRHNTTLDDDEDEPLSAYGTQQSQNNQSQSQLQSQLHTAMQTPLHGQVQGQEQQQIRSQEQFVTPTTTTITTNVQAGINPFFPSITTRIQPPNVLISQQQQIPPNNNNTRTSLPSITASTTQPQFVSNIPITTQSVPTTPAIRDELPLRSISYPYSTVIPNSQIHNQHNYPFNFEPESLQRHNIPATNNNNNNNNNITSNLDSSSQPLPSLGNVHPGINSTSFLGLSGSVSQPNSTTALPTPPVLATTKNNQPNLLGITGTPLYTNISSSSGTPITGANDHQHHSNGTDTNNININRYPLGTTGNIPSMAPPSNAPVASTNKTTNVGVGVGGGRHSNKNNISPFIPRKDYSKILPRKRKEPPPSSTTDDNSLGVTVDSNTPPPPVVNGGSGNNNQGADAEVIDLTSD
- the PET123 gene encoding mitochondrial 37S ribosomal protein mS26 PET123 (similar to Saccharomyces cerevisiae PET123 (YOR158W); ancestral locus Anc_5.505); the encoded protein is MGKGAAKFGFKSGVLPVTRSILKNPTTKQTILISKVKAVKPKGVEGVGYAKGVKHPKGSHRVPPLKKFIDVDTLISDTVRLPKLKDSQNVAESLSSEQLAKMKRAEIRRNYLAEAFRNEEKRLVRRDELVQQRAKIIELEKQNLSEKVDSESKASDLTIPTLDAVVNLKAPLIRWRTPLEKQILKLKRKYNRDLIEFESKNRKLLKLLNLYHVADEFIVTEEKLLQKIDQVFSDNYRTNHNEFLDGIEYQTANKKKLNEDTLGDLLFGTVGGGNFIGMPTIKEYLTGELDEFNELIKQKTIQNMENKENDMQNIIHD
- the SME1 gene encoding mRNA splicing protein SME1 (similar to Saccharomyces cerevisiae SME1 (YOR159C); ancestral locus Anc_5.504) translates to MSSRTKSKAMVPPINCIFGYLQQQTPVTFWLYEQVGIRITGKISGFDEFMNVVIDDAIEIPVDPKTGVENKAKGTQLGRIMLKGDNITLITSNE
- the PUP1 gene encoding proteasome core particle subunit beta 2 (similar to Saccharomyces cerevisiae PUP1 (YOR157C); ancestral locus Anc_5.507), whose protein sequence is MAGLSFDNYQRNTFLTSKTATQQPKATSTGTTIVGLKYRDGVVIAADTRSTQGPIVADKNCAKLHRISPKIWCAGAGTAADTEAVTQLIGSNIELHSLYTSRSPRVVSALQMLKQHLFKYQGHIGAYLIVAGVDPTGAHLFSIHAHGSTDVGYYLSLGSGSLAAMAVLESQWRPELSKEEAIELASQAIQAGIWNDLGSGSNVDVCVMEVGKDAEYLRNYVTPNVREAKQQSYKFARGTTAVLKESIVNVCEIEEEEISLIAA